From the Cydia pomonella isolate Wapato2018A chromosome 11, ilCydPomo1, whole genome shotgun sequence genome, one window contains:
- the LOC133522748 gene encoding toll-like receptor Tollo, whose translation MCCTWFTSALLVLSAVLTTWSASLSATTGARYQAPDECRWTTDDDGSGVALQCRLRTINSELENTNFSAIQPHLTVRLRLECSDALFFQSSLSPGSFRQLVELRELTIEYCKIGNLSDGAFTGLRELRNLTIRTHNTDWSSMSLEITPTAFSRDVQNLERLDLSENNMLVFPEGALCTLRNLEYLNMTGNRMRDISHFQFSSAHRHPTEKCGDNILVLDLSRNVIDTLPPNLLSGLKRLQKLYLQGNALNSVADRALEGLISLTTIRFSDNQLTSLPPELFSDTKELKEIYLNNNTITVLAPGLFSDLLQLLVLDLSHNELTSDWINTSTFTGLKRLVFLDFSHNRVSKMEVALFRDLHNLQILKLQDNFIEHIPENVFSPLNNLHTLILSNNRLTAIESYAFSGLHGLSVLSIDSNRISKIHPHSLRNCSALQDLHINGNRLDEVPIALKEIPQLKTLDLGENLIVSIENASFMTMQQMYGLRLTENNIGNISKGVFDKMTSLKILNLSRNKIHKIEAGAFDGNINLQAIRLDGNYLTDIGGLFAKLPNLVWLNISDNRLEWFDYAMIPTGLQWLDIHANRIAELGNYFEIESQLSLSTFDASSNRLTEITGSAIPNSVEMLYLNDNLISKVQSYTFFKKPNLTRVDLYGNKITNLDPNSLRISAVPQDKSVPEFFIGGNPLECDCTMEWLQKINTGNRARTQPKLMDLDSIYCKLLYNRGNAYVALVEAASHQFLCKYDFHCFALCHCCDFDACDCEMTCPNNCTCYHDQSWSANVVECSNAGYVNTLPERIPMEATQLYLDGNDIKMLPSHAFIGRKRLKILFLNSSNIESIQNRTFNGLKELEILHLDHNNLKSIEGQELDGLDNLRELYINNNQIRHIGKEMFNHMSRLKILHLHNNRLTMLSVWQINSIVTEITLSYNPWSCDCEYTEMFREWMKRVNSVTDISNVKCIYSQGNNTEMAVYSENSFSEPESGFVIANENGTICTGLPSINNSINGNLTATKIIITNEDVQDYIPLLVATLGAFLLVSFVSMIVFIFRQEMRVWFHSRFGVRLFYRASDIDRDDREKMFDAFVSYSSKDEAWVAEELAPVLERGDPSYKLCLHYRDFPVGGYVADNIIQAVESSRRTIMVLSENFIKSEWCRFEFKSAHHQVLRDRRRRLIVVLLGEVPQKDLDPDIRLYLKTNTYLHWGDRLFWEKLKFALPDVPNNQRCRGGPSPGAGGGVAMHRHHHARNHLGALPPPPVHGAHPVLPPHPAHNPHQAPPRASPRTISVHV comes from the coding sequence ATGTGTTGTACGTGGTTCACGAGCGCCTTGTTGGTGTTAAGCGCCGTTTTAACGACGTGGAGTGCGTCTCTGTCGGCTACCACGGGAGCGCGGTACCAAGCTCCCGATGAGTGCCGGTGGACAACCGATGATGACGGCTCAGGAGTAGCGCTACAATGCAGATTGCGGACCATAAATAGCGAATTAGAAAACACCAACTTCAGCGCCATTCAACCGCACCTCACTGTTAGATTGCGCTTAGAATGCAGTGATGCACTTTTctttcaaagttcactgtctccCGGAAGTTTCCGACAGTTGGTTGAATTGCGGGAACTGACTATCGAGTATTGCAAAATTGGAAATCTTTCCGACGGCGCGTTTACGGGTCTTCGAGAATTAAGGAATCTAACAATTAGAACGCATAACACAGACTGGTCATCAATGTCACTTGAAATAACGCCTACCGCCTTTTCTCGAGATGTACAAAACTTAGAACGTTTAGATCTCAGCGAAAATAATATGTTAGTTTTCCCCGAAGGCGCACTCTGTACATTAAGGAACCTTGAATATTTGAACATGACTGGAAATCGAATGAGGGACATAAGTCATTTTCAGTTCTCTTCAGCACATCGTCACCCAACAGAGAAATGCGGCGATAATATATTAGTATTAGATCTTTCGAGGAATGTTATCGATACTTTACCTCCGAATCTTCTATCTGGATTAAAAAGACTACAAAAATTATATCTTCAGGGAAATGCATTAAATTCTGTGGCAGACAGAGCGTTGGAAGGTCTTATTTCACTCACAACTATAAGATTTTCAGATAACCAACTTACAAGTTTGCCTCCTGAACTTTTCAGTGATACGAAAGAACTCAAAGAAATATACTTAAACAACAATACTATAACGGTTCTCGCCCCAGGACTTTTCAGTGACTTATTGCAACTTTTAGTGTTAGATTTATCACATAACGAGTTGACATCAGATTGGATAAATACTTCAACCTTCACTGGGCTAAAACGACTAGTATTTTTGGATTTTTCTCACAACAGAGTATCGAAAATGGAAGTGGCCCTATTTAGAGATCTGCACAACctgcaaattttgaaattacAAGACAATTTCATAGAACACATACCAGAAAATGTTTTTAGCCCATTGAACAACTTACATACATTGATTTTATCAAACAATAGACTTACTGCAATTGAAAGTTACGCGTTTTCTGGTTTGCACGGGTTATCTGTTCTATCTATCGATAGCAACCGCATTTCAAAAATACATCCACACTCTCTTCGTAACTGTTCTGCATTACAAGACCTACACATTAATGGAAATAGACTAGACGAGGTACCCATAGCCCTAAAAGAAATTCCTCAGTTGAAAACGCTTGACCTGGGAGAAAATTTGATTGTGAGCATTGAAAACGCCTCGTTCATGACCATGCAACAAATGTACGGATTGAGATTGACTGAAAATAATATCGGGAATATTAGCAAGGGTGTGTTCGATAAAATGACATCActcaaaatattaaacttatcaagaaataaaattcataaaatcgAAGCTGGCGCATTTGATGGCAATATTAACCTACAAGCTATTCGATTGGATGGTAATTACCTGACTGACATTGGAGGGCTTTTTGCCAAATTACCGAACTTAGTGTGGTTGAACATATCTGATAACCGGTTGGAATGGTTCGACTATGCCATGATTCCAACAGGATTGCAGTGGCTTGATATTCATGCTAACAGGATTGCTGAACTTGGAAATTACTTCGAAATTGAATCCCAGTTATCACTGAGTACATTCGACGCCAGTTCTAACAGATTAACAGAAATAACTGGCAGCGCTATTCCAAACTCTGTGGAAATGTTATATCTCAATGACAATTTGATTTCGAAAGTACAATCGTacacatttttcaaaaaacCAAATCTAACAAGAGTGGATTTATATGGgaacaaaataacaaatttagATCCAAATTCACTGAGAATATCGGCAGTACCGCAAGATAAATCGGTTCCCGAGTTCTTCATAGGCGGAAACCCATTAGAATGTGATTGCACAATGGAGTggttgcaaaaaataaatactggaaACAGAGCGCGAACTCAACCGAAGTTAATGGATTTGGACAGCatatattgtaaattattgTACAATCGTGGAAATGCGTATGTTGCGTTAGTGGAAGCTGCATCCCATCAATTCTTGTGCAAATATGACTTCCATTGTTTTGCACTTTGTCACTGTTGTGATTTCGATGCTTGTGATTGCGAAATGACTTGCCCAAATAATTGCACCTGCTATCATGATCAGTCGTGGTCAGCCAACGTTGTGGAGTGTTCGAATGCAGGATACGTAAATACTCTACCTGAGAGAATACCAATGGAGGCCACACAACTGTATCTAGACGGTAACGACATTAAAATGCTTCCCAGTCACGCATTTATTGGCAGAAAACGGCTTAAAATACTGTTTTTAAACTCGTCAAACATAGAATCTATTCAAAATAGAACGTTCAACGGATTAAAAGAACTTGAAATTTTACATTTGGACCACAACAATCTTAAATCTATCGAAGGTCAAGAATTGGATGGATTAGATAATTTACGGGAGTTGTACATAAATAACAACCAGATTCGCCATATTGGAAAAGAAATGTTTAACCATATGTCCCGTTTGAAAATACTACATCTACACAACAACAGGTTGACAATGTTATCAGTGTGGCAAATTAATTCTATTGTAACGGAGATAACACTTTCTTATAATCCGTGGTCATGCGACTGTGAGTATACTGAAATGTTCCGAGAATGGATGAAACGGGTGAATTCAGTTACGGATATATCAAACGTTAAGTGCATATATTCTCAAGGGAATAATACTGAAATGGCTGTGTACAGTGAAAACTCATTCAGTGAACCTGAATCAGGATTTGTTATTGCAAACGAAAACGGAACAATTTGCACTGGTTTACCAAGTATTAACAACAGTATCAATGGAAATCTAACCGCaaccaaaataattataactaatGAAGATGTGCAAGATTATATTCCGCTCCTTGTGGCGACGTTGGGTGCTTTCCTATTGGTGTCATTTGTAAGCATGATTGTATTTATATTCAGACAAGAAATGAGAGTTTGGTTCCATTCAAGATTCGGAGTGCGTCTTTTCTACAGAGCCAGTGATATTGACCGTGACGATCGGGAGAAAATGTTCGATGCGTTTGTTAGTTATAGTTCGAAGGACGAAGCTTGGGTCGCAGAAGAGCTCGCGCCCGTGCTTGAGCGCGGTGACCCGTCCTATAAACTTTGCCTACATTACCGTGACTTTCCTGTGGGCGGCTACGTTGCCGACAACATAATACAAGCCGTCGAGTCTTCGCGTCGTACAATCATGGTGCTCAGtgaaaactttataaaatcaGAGTGGTGTCGTTTCGAGTTTAAATCGGCTCATCATCAAGTTTTAAGAGACAGACGGAGAAGACTAATAGTAGTGTTGTTAGGTGAAGTGCCTCAAAAAGATCTGGACCCTGATATAAGACTATATTTGAAAACGAACACTTACCTTCATTGGGGTGATAGGTTGTTTTGGGAGAAGTTAAAATTCGCGTTGCCGGATGTGCCTAATAACCAGCGGTGCCGTGGGGGGCCCAGTCCGGGAGCTGGTGGGGGTGTGGCGATGCACAGACACCACCACGCCAGGAACCACCTGGGtgcgctgccgccgccgccagtGCATGGCGCGCACCCGGTGCTGCCGCCGCACCCAGCCCACAACCCTCACCAAGCCCCGCCGCGTGCCTCTCCCCGCACCATATCCGTCCATGTGTAG